Genomic DNA from Pectinophora gossypiella chromosome 20, ilPecGoss1.1, whole genome shotgun sequence:
gaaaaaaaagatggccgccatacaaaattttgtacattttggaagaagcccgtttgggtaaaaataatgtatggggcgcttactcaaaacgtcctgtagagtacggaaatactttctgatcaccaaaaactgctccgcatcagagagatactctacggcctggcaaaactatcgcacgtgaaccaatatttctttgagagcacttatttaaatcttggtcaaattccatagcgcgtaaaaaaaaacaaaatggcggaaaaacaagatggccgccatacacaattttgttttttcagaaaatgtctcgggatataaaatatatatcggggttgtggtcggatcgtcatgttaagtatggaaatacttcccgattttcgaaaactgctccgcatcagggtgacaccctacggcctggcgaaactatcacacctgaaccaatttttctttcacgaaatctatttaaatcttggtcgaatttaatggccggtgaaaaaaatacaaaatggcgaaaaaacaagatggccgccatacaaaattttgtttttccagaaaatgtcttgggggtaaaaatgatgtataggcgtgtgatcggaacgtcatctttgaaaactgctcccaatcagggagacatcctacggcctggcaaacctattgcacctggattttgtttgtttccacgacacccatttaaatcttggtcaaattctgtcgccggtgaaaaagaacaaagtggcggaaaaacaagatggccgccatacgaagagggacagtttcgaataaacaggacacgcgagctgctttagcagcgagcgaaccacgcgaaatctactgtatctatatgtatgcgtgagtgtgtatgatagcagcttccactgacaaccacatgtgtgtatgtacacatacacatgtgtgtgtgtgtgcgtgtgtgtgcgcgcgtgtgtgtgtgtgtgtgtgtgtgtgcgtgtgtctgtgtgtgtgcgtgtgtacgtgcgcgtgtgctcgtgtgcgttagcgcgtgtgtgagtgtgtgtgtgtaaacatgttcatcaataataattgtgatcactactaataatatattatattattgtatatgaatataaatcagaaaatctgtctgtctgcatccttgctcggtctaaccatcacttaaaatcgtaaaataaaataaaatttttaacaaaaaaaaaaaccgacttcaaacgcaaaactaaaaagcaataaataaatttacttcgcacaaagtaattagtacgtattttcaattagttaattattttataattctgaagtcggtgccaagtaaatgctacaacaaccctactacaatatcaaattactacgtacacacaatattgtttaatacctatatcaaagcaattacaaaacaatgtcaaacaaaaaattacaaaacaatcagtattgaaaaatatatgaatcggtacttcgttgtagcatttccttggcaccggcttcagaattataaaataattaactaattgaaaatacgtactaattactttgtgcgaagtaaatttatttattgctttttagttttgcgtttgaagtcggtttttttttttgttaaaaattttattctaTTCGCGAGCTctggcatgtcaggggcctttggcggctcaatagtgaccctgacaccaggggtgatgaggttggtaatccacctcacaatccacacgatagaaaaagattttaaaaaatactgttatgtgtttttatttccttgtacgcaataaagtattattgtattgtatgaaagtattgtattacttattttaagattacttttaccatatcatagtaaaagtaatgttaggtaggtactttacttgagaaattaattttgtcattactatgttgtaaacgtaacattaatgtctcgttaataagatacacaatcacttgcagctgctcgtatccctaatggggtcggcagagccataagtaatcagaacatactaacataatatcacgcccgtatcactaaggggtaggcagtcacaacggtacttgagaaatttattttgcttttactatgttgtaaatccccaaggaattctaacaagcctctgacgttgccggccgcctcagggaggcaccccgtctggccaaggtgccggacccggtagttggcggctccttcacactccagtagcacatgggccgctgtctcgtccatgcaggttctgcacaggggcttgtcggtgacacctagtgtaaacagatgtttgttgatatcaccgtgaccacacagctacacctgctacctgtagctgttacctgtattagtggagacctcttcacatttagaattcttttggagagacaactattaatgttgggtagtgccatcttagcctgcctgcatttatttacggtggttcatagtctggtgtgtttgttcattcccaaatatcctaataccgaactagctttatttgcggatgatacagccatctattctacgtgccgtggtcgagttatgatgaccggaattctccaacgcgccaatgccttgggcaagtagtttcgcaaatggagaatcaaggtaaacccggagaaaagtgcagcggtgtacttttcaaagggctattataacacgtcactgtcacgctgtcaacttaagtcatcaaggtgtctggcaagccgatcccttgggaggagcaagtcaaatatctcggcgtagtcttagatagacgtcttactttcaaggcccatatccaACGTGTACGCGAttgcgccacgtttgtaatgggccgtgttcattgtctccttaacaagcgtagtaaattatcccttaggaataaggtgaaaatctacacgacttgcatccgtccgatcatgacctatgcaggggtagttttcgctcacgtgagtctctctcaaatctaccgtctacaggtaatacaaaatcgtttcacgaaatccacgggagctccgtggttcttTCGCAAtggaaatctgcacattgacctaggtctgccaaccattgcccaatggctcaaattagcttcaaagcGTTTTTTCgtttgattctgctccgcaccaaacaaatcccctggtagttgcggcttccgaatacatcccgcttaggaacggtactgaatagcatcggcgtccgaaggatgtaatacgatcccgacccgattactcaagccatcagccaatcagctcgcgacaacaaacacttcaggaccccgataccgacaccgccggcgtggtcgacgacttccctcaatcagcgcttatcgctatcggcttaCTAGGGtcatttaattctttcaaatatttttcctctcagacgacgccctgagccgaggttcgcgctcaactgggcaccctcaggcctgttgtcttaaacgatgtaacgggtgagagccttcagcgctccccatttgtccggccaagtagttaatgtcatttgcggcaaatcttcgataagtcacgtcaaaaaaaggtgtgtttgttggctgctctcgttcgtagcagcgagcgaacctgtccgaatgagatcggcaatatcggttccggaccgatggctgttacctcccgttccccttctggccaactcgtccgccgcgtcgttacctcttgaatcgctgtgtcctttgatccattgtaaagtgacgtGGTTgtacttgcacaccttagtcagtgattggtggtaactgtatgagtattagtagtagttgtttagggcctgcaaaactctgaaagtattctaatgaaactgtcccgtacctagctagccatgaacgcattcgccgctagcgtgatgcccatttgacctggatttggtgttaagggagcctgatattacataatcataaaataaagcataatacacaaggagacgagatgcattataaagtacatttctttatcaactattaatgtaggtaatcgactaaatttttggacaaaacttgtacaacaaagtgactctgcccacctcagtagcgcagtaagtgtgatattagatatgtgtaattacttgtggctctgtctggtccattagggataaagccgtgatttatgtatgttcaaatcttcttctatcctatgggttgtgaggtggataacctggtgcgagggttattattgagccgtcaaatgcccctgacatcgctcatgtaacgactacttacttacatcagtaagtagtaaccgggaccaaagcccattgtttttttaactattgtgtctggaaatcttggcctcacaagaatgaaacaaaacattttaaaaaatattgattatttatggccatcactggcacgtttaccctttactagggcaggcataaataaaagaggtggtagctgttcactcaaaagttaaataccttgaacagctgattgctacgtagtgttgtgcaaatttgaatttattacatgaagacctggaattcaattgctcataactaatgcaaatatgaacttaggcggccaatactctcgcatgtgatttgtagatagtgacagagttggcacacttcgggttgataccccccttccgttacaccctgtacattGGATTGTGTGTAAGATGATTTATGTCTATAATAAGTTATGTTACCTTCGAATATCTTCACAACGGTCGCCTTGGGCAGGCTGGGGTCCTCTTTGATAACGATTTTCTTGGCCTCTTCCAAGTTCTGTTGTCTCTTCTCATTGCTCTCGTCTTCCGCTTTCGCCTTGTCCGCCGCCTTGTAGTTCTCGCGTACCCAGATCTTCTGAATCTTCTTCAACTGAGACTTCGCTGCTACTTCATAAGTTTTCCCATCTTCTTTTGCGTCAACGTAGATAGTAGGAAAAGGCTCCTTGCCGGCATGTTTCATAGCCttcaatattgttttaaaaggcTTAGCCTCCGTACCGTCCCCTGTCTCATCGTTTCCATTCTTGTCCGAAGTGTATATCTCGGCTGAAATAAATTTCTTGTCTTTCAAAATTACTGCATACGTGTAAGGTTATTTCCGAAAACATGGTCCGGTCTGCTACTTACCGAGAGTTAACTTGTCCATATCTGGCATGGTCACGGACCAATTATTACGCTTAACAATAAACTCGCACTTGCAATAGAATTTAATTAGTAAACTAAACACACAATACAATTATTAGAAATATTGTATCATAGACCGCCGCATTGCACAAGATTCTGACAATCTGGCAAGAATAGTATAATGAGGTGAAGTGAAAAAGTGACAAGTCGGAGTATTGACATTGACACCGAAAACAAGCGTTCAAAACCATAATAATGTAATGACCTATATATAAATTCAAAGGAATAtactattaatatgtataatgtttaaaatacttacttaatactcAATTAATAACgatttcataaatattatatgaaaaataaaatgatcaaAGTTTACTCTGTATCATCTTAAAACATGGTTGGTAAACGTTGGTAAAGAacgagtaatataataatattatactttgaACGTTATATTTACCTCCACCTATTATGGAGTAGCTGAACTAAGTTGAATCAGTTTTAGTTTTAAGGGTACAACTAGATGCCGCTAGTAGTGTCATTTTGCATCGCGATTTGTGAGACATAAAATTGCCCgctatccctaatggggtaggcagagccacaagcaactTGTGGCAACTAACAGCCATTCTTTATTATGAAgttttaagatggatatgacgaacaAAGGGATCAGCTTTTCGTCCGTAGCAATAAATTATTGAATCGTACTAAGTCCCTATCATCTCATCATAATACAACTTAGTGTACCACGCCTAAAAAATTTAATCGGCATACTTCCGCCTtcaataaaaagattttattgataattaatatttttttcagtattCAATCTGGCTTTATCCATTTAAGTATATGGCCTTTATTAATACTACTCTTTGCTTAATCTTTTGACAACTCTGCTAAATAGTTATGAGTGTCAAAatgtaataacatttatttattttagctacctacttacatacaaaaatacgttatatttaattaaatcttgAGTTTTAAATCCGTTAGCAGTACATTTTTAAGAGGCATAGTTTTATTAGTATGTATTTTATTGAACAAATCAGAAGCAACTTTTATTGTTCCAAATTAAAAGAGACAAAAATAAATCGAGAAATTAATTCTAAACTAAGTAATACTAACGGCTTAGTGTTATAAAAGTCTTTATGAGGAGTGTGTGAAGATAATGACTTTCCTAAGAAGGGTGGTTGTAAATACGCCGATAGTCATGCGTAGTTTCACCGTATCGGCGCCTGCGCAGCAACGCGAGCCGCTCGACCTCACCTTCAACAGCTCGAAGGAAGCCTTCAAATGCAAGTATACGAGCGAGCTGGTCCGCGCCTACTTGGTGTACCAGATTTGTTCCATCAACTTCATCGTGGAGAAAAACGAAATGGTAAAtttcagcttcttcttctatcgtgtgggttgtgaggtggattaccaatctcggTGCCTCGGGgtacctggtgtcagggttactattgagcccccaaaagcccctgacatgactcatataacgactacgtacttacatcagtaagtagtaaccgggaccaacggcttaacgtgccttccgaagcacggattgttttactttcggacaatcaggtgatcagcctgtaatgtcctaaccaaactagggaccacaaagtgttttttgtgatatgtccccaccgggattcgaacccgggacctccggatcgtgagcccaacgctcaaccactggaccacggaggccgttatattttCAGCTCATATGCTGGATTTCCCAATCAGTACATAAAAACAGTATAAGAGTATAAGTgatattttttctctctctcatACACAAACCCCACCAACATGCACACAAGCTAAgttacacgcacgcacgcatttTCGCACGCATGCCCACACACGCAGCAAGCACGCACCTTcacacaacaacacacacaGTTTCAACTATAACATGAGTAAGTATTGCATTAATATGCGTATTGTACTAACCTACCTAGGTATTTAgttcaattaaataaataaataaataaaaatcgtttatttcggacagtGTCCGTAGTatgttagtatacaaacaaacttataaactagtgttagtattacagtcatgagcaatataatgtacccgctttaggactctgtcgcactaacagttttgacatttagttaggcttacagttcaatttgtcaaaaaagttaatgtgacatggtaccaatgtgtatacatattaatgctcgtgaccgtacattattCGGTGGTGTGAAGGGGTGTGAAGGTCCATCCACCTtaataggggggggggggggggggggttatcgTATTATTAGGTACTCATTATAATTTTTGTTGTCAGTTAATGAAGCGATCTCGAAAGGTTTTGGGGAAACGTCTGTTCGAGATGGTGATGAAGGCTACGTTCTACGGCCAGTTCGTCGCTGGCGAAGACCCGGAGAAGATAAAACCTGTTATTGACAGGTGAGTATGCCAAATGAGAGCTATGTACAGTCACAagcaatatatacatatttgacatttagtgagacttacagttcaatttgtcaaaaaagttaatgtgacatggtaccaaagtgtacacatattaatgctcgtgaccgtacagagtgttagtgacatcgtaacgaatactaacggggatgaatcagaccatgattctgatgttgatatcaagtggaatttcctgtcggaaaattcataaaaaatttagtgttttttttaaattattttgagttccatacttttgcaacggaaaattccacttgatatcaactcagaatcatggactgaatcatccctcaaagttttcgttacgatgtcactaacactcggtATTTATGCATGTCAAATTGTGATCCTATTAGTAAATTATGGGCTTGATCGAGGTCCAGGAACACCCCGgagactccatacaaaaatctcattcttccTGTATGCCGCCTATTGCGTAAGTGTGAGCTTACGCCCTTAGGCTGGGTTTCCACTGAGTACGACTCTATCTTCTTTCAGACTTTCGGCGTTCGGCGTGAAGTCAATTCTGGACTACTCCGTAGAAGAGGACATTCCAACGGAGGAAGCGGAAGATAGTGAAATGAAGTAAGTAGATATcttcgtaaaaagtatttcattcgCCTAAGTCGTAAAatatctaattaaaaaaatatatctttgactgggttcaagataaattataaaatactaaatcCAGAAATAGAAGCCTCATCCAAAATCAatgtcattttacttttcaacttattttcgaattttatttaagtatgaattaaataataattagtacGACTGACCTTTTTTactgatgacgtcataggtcagtatttccatacaaactcagCAAACATACGTTTtggcgtttcgtaaaaagtatctcttttgactaggttgtcaagtagccaattatttgtatgtattttgcttattggccccgattcctgcagacaccgcctaattttattttaagttatacccgtcattttcttatccaccgaaaaggaaagggacagatgattatcaacatgttaattttaaaacgaatgaacaacccgggcgaataaaataggcatctcgctggtatgcaatccgtttgacgggctgtctacttaactgtgtcgggttattgactgatgaaaaatttttagacggttggtttagatttgtgcttaaaattgacgtgtgttccataaattttatgcttgtcgattacccgtcccgttccttttcggcggataagaagatgacagatataacttaaaataaaattagatggtatttacaggaattagcaccattgtatgtTTGCTCGTTTGAATCATGATAGTGTTGTTCGGAGAAAGCGTGACTTACATTGTAATGTcactggttcgaatccccgctcgggttctaaaccattgaattcgactttgcaagttttaattcatgaggaaatccacatcccgagaaatgcatggaggtatgtgacttaacctgtattgggctggttttcccttcgcgggttgaaaggttaggcaggcagtcgcttctgtaaaaaaccggacctgtcaaatcttcaggttaggtacgcggacgttgtgaaaaacgggataatgccagggagatgatgatgatgaagtttgaattcatgattCGATCATAGATAGGTATCACGAGATTTCCAGgattaatggcaatatgctcactccctattacatgggacttgaaacatagctggcgagtgggTGTatgcacggtcacgagcattaatatgtatacactttggtaccatgtcacattaacttttttgacaaattgaactgtaagtctcactaaatgtcaaatatgttagtgcgacagagtcctaaagtgggtacattataattattgctcatgactgtactatacacctttgtCTTCCCAGGGATATAGGCATCATGCTATGTTTATGTCATTTTGCTTCTCCAGGGCCATGAGGTCGTCTTTAGGAGACAAGCGCGAAGACGGCCAACTAGTTCAGTTTCACGCAGAGAAGAGCTTCGCGGACCGCCGCAAGATGAAGCCACAAGCTCGGACCTACTTCTACAAGAATGAAGCTGCTTGCGAGAAGAATTTGGAGCATTTCCTGATGAGCATCCACGCGGTGCACAGTACGTACTATGTTTGTCATTgtggtttttatttaaaaataatttttcgTTTGACATAATCTTACCTGAAGATAAGTGAAGtgtagtcacaccccggacacttcatacaaacaacctcgttttacacagacaccacacattgacgttatcgtacacgcgtatctgtgtgtgtgatgtctgacgccataccattgaagactaaactatgttcgaggggaggtgaggtaaacctagctcagctgctggtggggagcggagagttacctttAGGCCTCTGCctcgaattttgcgggcagcggggcggcggcggcggcggcgcgggagcggcAGGATCTTATGCGTATCGTCAAATGGACCGGGTCTCGAAAACAGCGGCGCGGgagcggcgcgggggcgggcaACGAGCGGTGCACTCCAGTCGAGCGGTGACCGTTGCGCGTCTGCATTGTAGTATAGTGTTGTACTTTTTTTTCGTGACGTAGGTATCAAAATGTCCTCGGACGTGCAAGAGCAAATTATTTCGGCAATCTATATAATTTTTCTGCTGGAGATATACCTCTTAAACTTTTTGGATTAATTCCGGACTCTAAATCACTCTTGATAGTTTCTAGAATATAGTCAAAAGTTTCTACACTCATTCGGGTGTAGTCATAGAATTTATCGGGATTTCTTCTCTGTTCTTCATAATTTCGATAAAACTCGCCATTAATTTTCCTTGCCCTATAGTAGGGATCCACTTCTTCTTTCGCCCACAATAAATCGAGCGTTAGGAATACATTTGAATCCAAAAGATGTTGTCGCCGATTTTCAGACATTTCGTTTGCGAATGTCGACAACACAACCACGAACACAACACTACACCGCTACAGTCATACAGTGCCGCGCGATCTGCCCGCTGGTTTCGAGAACAGGTATGCGTTGCCCGCCCctctcccgcgccgccgccgctgccgctccgctgcccgcaaaattcgagACCGAGGccttatatacgtagtattattccttattatatggtCTCTGTATGGTTCAATTTGGTACTCGCTTGCTTATAAAATGCCTATTGATTCGATCATAGATAGGTATCACGAGATTTCCAGgattaatggcaatatgctcactccctattacatgggacttgaaacatagctggcgagtgggTGTatgcacggtcacgagcattaatatgtatacactttggtaccatgtcacattaacttttttgacaaattgaactgtaagtctcactaaatgtcaaatatgttagtgcgacagagtcctaaagcggtCCGCGAAGCTCTTCTCTGCGTGAAACTGAACTAGTTGGCCGTCTTCGCGCTTGTCTCCTAAAGACGACCTCATGGCCCTGGAGAAGCAAAATGACATAAACATTACTAATTTTAgaatgctcttgtcggtgtagcattctccattcttgtctatcaaagaccaattccttcacctccttataagacacgacgttcaccttctctttgatctgttccatgtaagctcttcttggtcttccccttcctctctttccttagaGCTtgccttctatgatgtttttaacaaattcgtcgtgtcttatgtgtccaatcatcttgcgtcttctgtcctcaataactatTAATATTTGCTTCTTACAAATGCCTATTTACTCATCTTCAAAACTAGAGTGAACACGAATTTTCTAGGATATTTTTCAGGGTGGAAGCAGTGGGGCGAAGTTACTTACTACgtgaacagtttttttttgacgtgacttattgtagatttgccgcaatttgcattaacttcttggcctgATGGGCTGAGTAGGGTGGTCACTAACACTCATTATTTGAGGGGAGAtatgtacccagcagtggaaaGTACTTATTATGCTTTGCGTGTTCAAATTTACAGATGCAACCAAGGGAAGGGGTCTGATGGCTGTAAAATTGACAGCTCTGGGAAGACCGCAGCTTCTTGTTAGTAAAATCAATATATTCcttccaaataaaaaaaataccatggcatagaatcacgcctatatccccggaggggtaggcagaggtgtatacccACAGTTAAGGAAATGGAACATAACATTTTTTCAATAATCTTTTATCTATTGCTATAATGTgtcgaggcttttcttgcatgattttgatttgatttaatttaaaggCTCTGTTTTAGATGCAACTATCAGAAGTAATCATGCGCGCGCGCGTGTACATGGAGGGGATCGACGGCACAAAGGGCAACGTGTTAACCCATCACAAGTCTCAAGAGGACCTCATACGATACATGAGCAAAATCAAGGACAACCCCGATGTAACGGAGTTTCTGAAACGCATGACTACTGATAAGAAAGGGTAggtagtcatttttttttaaaacaattacaataagCATAAGAGGAGCccgttcattagaatgatcataaggtggaggtggacgtcctgagatacaAGGGCCCCtcggcacaagtcgcggcgtgaaccacgacgctggcattatgtggaccctgctgggtgaggcacggacgtcgtgtttcataaatattgactatgtaaataagtatataaataaagtgTATGCCTAATGAGAATGACACTGCTGTAGAGAAgctaaattatgtaaatgtttcCCTCCACCAGCGTAGTGCACTTGTTCCCGTGGTCAGAGCTGATGGATAAGGACATGAACCTGTCGGAGACGTTCCGCGTGCCAGACTTCAAGACGGGACAGATGAGGAGGCTCATCTCCCAGATATCCAAGGAGGAGGAGCAGATGTTCCGCAACATGCTGCGCCGGATGAAGATCCTCATTCAGGCACGTCAacaaataacatagcatcacctCTGTTCCCCAaacgggtaggcagaagtgtctagtacacccacttctcgggacggcgtccgtggtccagaggttgagcgttgtgctcacgatccggaggtcccggtttcgaatcccgatggttggtcctaaccaaacaaaggacagtctgacaaagtgatttcgactatgtccccatcgggaatcgaacccggaccttcagatcgtgagcctaacgctctaaccactagaccacggaggctgttcagcATCATCTCATTATCGGTTAATCAGGTGATTTCAACTGCGATGTCCTGGCgaaacttaagtatttacgaTGTTTGTAGGAGGCTCAGAAGATGGACGTGCGGGTTATGATAGACGCGGAGCAGACATACTTCCAGCCAGCTATATCCCGTCTCACCATGGAGCTGATGCGGCAGTATAACAAAGTGAGTGTctccatttatgtaggtgatggttcgacTTCAGCTCAGTGTCCAGTTGGTTCAGTGGTGAGGAGTCGTCATACTGTGAATGCAtactcacatagtgaacgagtgccctctataCTGAGTGGCTTCCGAATGCTATTGGGATTGCCGCGTTTCTGAAGTGCATCCACCATGTTCGCACATGCTAGAGTCGATGATTTCTATGCTATGATCAGGAAGAAAAATGCTTCCCTGATGTACAGGTTGCGGTCCAGTTCCAATGGCATTCTGAAGGCGTTGGCATGTAAATTGGAGCTGCCAATACGGAAGCAATTTATGGAGGTGCTAATCGCTTCCCATTAAAAtgatatgtatgtacttttgaTTAAGA
This window encodes:
- the LOC126376377 gene encoding proline dehydrogenase 1, mitochondrial-like — protein: MRSFTVSAPAQQREPLDLTFNSSKEAFKCKYTSELVRAYLVYQICSINFIVEKNEMLMKRSRKVLGKRLFEMVMKATFYGQFVAGEDPEKIKPVIDRLSAFGVKSILDYSVEEDIPTEEAEDSEMKAMRSSLGDKREDGQLVQFHAEKSFADRRKMKPQARTYFYKNEAACEKNLEHFLMSIHAVHNATKGRGLMAVKLTALGRPQLLMQLSEVIMRARVYMEGIDGTKGNVLTHHKSQEDLIRYMSKIKDNPDVTEFLKRMTTDKKGVVHLFPWSELMDKDMNLSETFRVPDFKTGQMRRLISQISKEEEQMFRNMLRRMKILIQEAQKMDVRVMIDAEQTYFQPAISRLTMELMRQYNKEKMLVFNTYQTYLKNSYNEIVADLEQAQRQNFYWGAKCVRGAYLEQERARASAMGYDDPTNPNFDATTASFHKCLREVVTRFKGENKGRLAVMVASHNEDTVRFSIELMKEMNIKPEQKVICFGQLLGMCDHVTFPLGQAGYSAYKYLPYGPVVEVLPYLSRRANENRGFLAKVQKEKRLLLKEILRRVLSGQVFHKPVGKYTPA